The Lathyrus oleraceus cultivar Zhongwan6 chromosome 5, CAAS_Psat_ZW6_1.0, whole genome shotgun sequence genome includes the window GTCTATCTCCGACGATATTCACATACAAAAAACTAAGTCAagcaatttgtcgaacacttggtgtgcgaaAAACAAAGTTTGGAATTTTATATGGTGATTGTTGTTCTAAGAAATCGAATCATAACCAAATGGTCAATGTTCAATACAACAAACACAAAATTCAAAATATAATCAAAATTATGATCAAAACTATGTTGATCCGGTGATCAAAGCAATTGATAATTTGTGCGtcaaaaaataaaagagatagagagagtacgcaaggatttgtttagacagttccccaatcgacctcaTTATGGATACGTTTTCCCTCACTTcaaattcgaattgagatattaatataataaatcttacttgCAAAAGTATCaatacaagagatgagaaatcaaatcccaAAAACCCTAggtttgttcttgactctagcgcctccaaaaaccttgatcaaagattgatcaagttacCAACAATGTCGCTTCAATTCACCTGTTGTTTCTACTTCCTTGCACAACCTCCatgtctcaaggctttcacccaACTGAATTAATATCAAacgcacacttgttgaacccaaggTTTATCAAAATGATCCACCGTTTCACCCTACTCCCTTCCCGACACACAtagtctcaaggctttcactcTATTGGATCCTAATTGAATAATATtttccaaaaccttcaaaccctaaagatcttgaaggaaaaccccacctTGGTTTTCTTATTTAAATCCCTTAAAGATTGCAACCCAATATTCTTtgtacaacaaacctaattggacgttatcaatcTTAATTTAGATGGAACCCAATCAAAAATGATTATatgtagtttgattgtgtgtatgcatagattgaattgaagatgatgagatgctttgaaatcctggattcatataagttttactcactctagaaaccttactagagaatgatgcatgtatgaagtgTTTATATGCATGGGGATATTTAGGGCAAAAAGAAATGTAAAGGAGGATAAAAAAAATATGGAACTTTGAAGAAAAATGTCGGATAGGTCGACCTATACAGGTTATGTGTCGACCTGTTCGATGAATAGGTTGACCTATCcaaggtcatgtgtcgacctatgaaAGTCATGTGTTGCCTATGTGTCGACCTAAAGAGTTGGCACATGAAACATAGGCCACATGCTTTAATACAATAACATATGTGTCGACCAATAAACTTCATGTGTCGGCATATATCCAAGAAAGTTTTTCCAAAGATCGACTTTTAGTTCTATGTGTCAACCTATAGCCATAAACGTTTTttcataggtcgacctatagtTCTATGTGTCGACATGTACTGCTATTTTTCacaaaaattgatttttcatgcatgtttaATGCATGAGACCTTTCCCACATTGTTTCCTAATAATTTTATGCTTCATAATGTTAAGATGCACATAGATATTCAGAGGATACCATCCAATATACATTTACGCTAAAGTAtcatagttttgacatcatacatAACACATCTAACggaagttgcactcacatactccccctttttgatgatggcaaaacTTGCGATGATGAGTATGCGTTTAAAATGACAAGCTCCCCCTGAAGGTATGCACCCTACAACAacttcattcatattcattttactcccccccccccccccttgaCAACATCAAAAATAAGCAAACAATGAGAAGAAACTAAAACCACGCAGAAACGAATATAACACACAAAGGCGTTTTGCAAAGATAAGAATATCAATATGATAACACTCACATAAATTAATTTTCATATTGAAAAGAGATGCATAAACATAAATACAAGACAATAATGCAATAATAGAACAAATTGTCACAATTTATGCCACATAAACAGAACACaatcatgaaaaatgaagtaTACAAAGTGAACACAAAATACTTGACATGCTACAAAGAGTGACATGATTACGTGACATACGCCTTTGGTGCTCCCAAAATGGTGCACACGCATGTGCTCTAGCAAATCGATAAACAAAGTACCACCCCATAAACCAAAAACATAGATGAAAATATAACAATGACACACAATCAAGGATATTGTTAACAATGTAACATGTTCAATCATAAATCATGAGAAAAATAGATAACAAACCGATGCACCAAATACTATATTTAAAGAAGAGTGAAGATAACATAACGTCACTATAAGCATATGAATTGACATGCATCAATTAAAAATGGTTAGAAGTATCATATATGAACTATCTTATATGTCAAGAACTGAAGCTAGTGGAAATATACCCGAACACATCGCACGCTCGGACATACAACAGAttcgccatcgaactttatttattcctgaaggaaagggaaaacattgataaaactctggggaaaaagatatgttgggtaaggaagtcagttatgcgcagggaaggtattagcacccctaacatccatggtacttcatgggaaccattttgattgttcttgaTCAAATAagtgttatatctaaagattactcgcaaaagaatgagggaaaagaaaaggaaatagataaagtgctcggtgaggattggggccctcatgcctctgtatccttatagtgcaataaggaattcagagctccgtagttcataaaactaatggtgggagatgaaaagaattatgatcaaagtatggtctgaaccaaatGATTGTGTtatttgaactccaacaaggggtgaaatatgaaccaacaagtgaggggcctacGACACGGTATCACTGTATCAGAACAACCGAAAAGAaaagaattaagtgtttggtttcatagcacaaacaactcttggttcacaaggaaATACAAGATGGAACTCAAAGAGATATTGTATTTGGCCAAAGATAAttggtatatcacatggagtgaatgaaggtagaatatgaatgcatcatggagatgaatgaaatgaagtgaccaaagtcgCAGAATCGAGTATTTGGTAACAAATGATTGAAGAGGTATAATTTGAAACCAAGGGTCAGATATACATCGGAATCCATAAGAGAatggaatttgtaccatagagggagGGTGGCACAAACCACAAGTGTggggcctaaggcatggtatcactATATGGTTGGGTCGAAAAAGAAGAATTAAATGCCTGGGTACAAGtcaaacaactctaggtacaaatgcGGATTTGCCACTATATggtcctaaaagggtatatatggatTTCCAAAGGAAATCTGTATTTCGTTTTCAAAGAAACGGCATGTTACTAGGGTGAAcggtttatgatcgaaggtagataatgaatcatgaaatatatgaatgatgccctaaggcgggaggaataaataagtatgctcgcagaggattcaaaccctcgtgcctacgtattctcatcgtgcaataAAAAAATCAGAGCAATCATAGTTCAGCCTACTACGACTGAAATAAAAGGGAACAAGATTGATTTTCCAGAGTACACTACCTTTAAAGGTTGAAAAAGGGGTGCCAAGATTCATAACCTTCTAGGCAAAGTATCACTACCAGAGTGTATAACTGAAGGCAAGGGACTGGATTATACtgccaaggtttatcaccttacaTGGCAAAGAGAAATAGATGCCATAGTCCATGACTCTCATGGCAAATAACTGAATTGGAttgccaaggtttaacacctctCAAGGCGAAGAGTTAGATAGCCAAGGTTTAAGACCTCTCAAGGCAAGGAACAATTGTAAAAGTTTAACACAGTACAAGGCAAAGAGTTGAATTAGACtgccaaggtttatcaccttacaaaataaataattgaattaCCAAGATTTATCACCTTTCAAGGTAAAGGATTGAATTGAATGAGGGTGTACAACCACAAGTTGCTAACAACAGAAGATGCTTCTTTATTAAAGTTTGATTCTTGcttgaagaagacttgtcaattgtatgactcaaattgcattaaagtctatgaacaaCGGCGAGTGCTTTGAATAGCTAGAGCCTACGCGCCGTATGCAAAGTCACTATAaacaagggtaggagaaactgTGTCTCATCATTCCTGATTACTTAAGGCTCATAGTGTATatcatgattgacaagtgttgTTAGAGGCTCATATTATTATCGTTTGTTACTTTGTTATTTTAATTGTATTATGGATTGATTTTTTCATATATGACATTTTTGATCTTGTGCATCGAGTGTATggtttaatttataaaaaaaactatCATGATAGTATAATTATAATACAGAAGTATATCATCGGTGTATTTCATAGAAAAAGTCAAAATTTACAATCTAGGGTGAACACGAAAATGCATCTCCGTATTATGTGTACGGTTAATATGGAGGTGCATCTTCAGAGAAATTTATCTCAAAATAAGTGTGGCTCGGTTAGGAATATATGAGTTGCTTATAGAGTGAATCCATTAGTGAATCTCCAGACTAAATTTTGGGGGAAAATGAAGTGAGACTCATTTAGGACGTGTTTTGATGTAAAAAAAGGGTGTGTTCAAAAGTGAATTTCTGAATTCTCATGAGCATTTTCGGATTTTCATAGGGTGTTTCTCCACCACTTAAGGTGGGAGAAGCAATTCCCGAAAAAAAAGTTTGTATTGTTTTAATGGGTCAAGTCCATGTGTAAAATAGAAAGCGATTTTAGATTCATAATACGCAAAAAAGCGAAAAATAAATCCAAAAACAAGGATTTCAAAAACAATAAGAGAGACTTAGGAATAGAAAGGCATGGCAGATGCTTTTTCAGATGAAGAAAAAAATTGATTCAAATGATAGATAATTGTGTAGTAATTTTTTTCAGTTTTAACTATAAGTTTAGTATGTTATTTGTTAACTTATTTTTTATTAAGTAATTTAATGGCAGAGAGTTTCACCTTTTAAAGGTGAATAACTTAGATGTCATGAGTTCAAACTCATGCCTATGCATCTGATGTGCCTGCATAGCTAGTGACTAAACTAACTTAATGGGACAATTAAGtatgttatttttattatttagcTAATTATATTTATGTAACTCTTTAGTAGTTTTATATTTTCATAAAGTTGTTTCGTTATACCTATTTTTATGAAAGTGTTGTATAATAATAGTGTGTTTTATAACACTGGGGAAGGTTTGACTGGACCAGGTCTCATGATGTTTATTCTATCATTTTGCGGGAAGTTCTTCACCTTAAAAATTTGGCGTCTCTGTTATTTCATTTTCTGTTATTAGTATTGTGTTCTAAAATTGGTTTTATTTGTTGTTGATTGAATTACACAAGTGTGGGAAAATATTTCGCTTTAAAGATACTGATTTATTAGTTATTTCTCAATACATTATATTAGAGCTTTGATTGAGTTGTTTTCTAACActaaaacaaaaaataaataaaaattaagaGCCCTATCCGATTAAGCGTGACTCTACTGATTGTACTTTATGGAAGACTCTCATTGAAGACATGTTATATAACAAATATTGTATGATCTTGTTGATAGAGAATAGCGTATATCAATTCATACGTTTGATGTCGTATGAAAGAACATGAATCGGTAAACAATTGGTATGATTAAGAAGTGCTTGAACTTAAGTCTATATCCATATGTTAAACTCAAAACTAATGAAGAGGAAATATGAAATGAATTAAAATAGTTGTATGAGCATAATAACGTGCAAAATAACATGCTTAAGTTGGACAATAAATTGCTAGACTTATTATTGCTTAGTTTTTTTCCTGATAACATTTGAGTTCTCTTTGTGACACTTACTAATCCAGTTTCGAATGGAAAGTTAGTAATATCAACAGTTAAAGATAGTATGCTTAATGAAAAAAGTAGAAGAAAATAATGCGGTTGGATTGTTACTTGTAATCAATCTAAAGATCTAGTTACATAGTTATGAGGGAGAAGTTAAACTATACATTTTCATAAGTGTGACAAACCAGAGAATTACGACAAGTCAAGAACTAGAACAAAAATTACATTTTACAATTGTGGCAAGGTGAGACACACAAAAATAAATTTTAGGTTTCTCAAAAGAGAATATTGAATGGAAAGAAGTAAGTCAATGATAATAAAAATGATAACGACACAACAATAGTTGAACTACATTATTTATGATGATATATCACACTTACTTTGATAATGGTGGCACATGTAAGATCACCAAAGAGTCACCGGTGATAGAAAAGGAGAAAATTACCATAACTCTTTATATGATGTCGGTAAAGCTATGTAAGGAGGAAGTGAATGTAGTTGAAGATAAGTCTGGTGATTTGTGATATACACACCCTGTCCACTTGAGTAAGAAAGGACTAAATATTTatgagatattggatcgaactctagtatgaTCGAAGCGTAACTTCTTGGTTCGACAATCTGACAAGATCATTGGCATGTcgtcgaagtctgttcacatgttATAGTATactaggattgttagcatgtcgaatttGACCTGTTTTTtatgcccaattgtttaagttaacTTGCTCAATTGTTTAAGCTGAATGACCAAGCGATGATTGTTCACATGAGCATCGACATCCTGTAATTTGTCGAAAAGTGTCTTCAGACGTTAAAAATAAGTACATACATTTGAAAAAGTCTCCATACGAACTCTAGAGAATTCTTGCTCAAGAATGACTAACATGTGCATTATGATTATCTTAGAAGAGATATGTGAAAACTATGTGAAAATAACACTAAAAAAATTGTATTATATAATTAAATGTTATAGTCCACATACAAATATTTTTGACAAATAATTACATGTAAAACTAAGATCCATCCAAATTAGATAATTTAACATCACACTGTATTTTTTAGATCCGTTAATATGCCAAAATTTTCGCCTTATTCTTTGATACACCATATATCTCACCTCCAACTAGGGGTGGACAACGGGCTGGTTGGGCGGGTTTGGGCCCAAAAATGTCGCCCAACCCAAATCGCGGTTGACATAAGTAAGCCCATTTTCGCTCAATTCTAACCTCGGTTTTTACGGTTTGGATTCAAACGGGTTGCGGGTTGTTGCGGACGGTTTAATCggttaattattattattattttcataaTGACTTTTCATATGATTTGAACATAAGCTCATGTCAAAACTTCTTAAatcttaaataaattaaaaattgATAAAACAACATTTTGGTGAAGAGTATCAACAACATTGGGAATGAAATCAATAAAATCTTTATTAATGAAATCAATAAAACCTTTATAAAAACAGAGAATAAACATTTCTTATGGAATATGCAGAGGCAAGAGACTGAGAAAATGAAACACGatcaaaaaattaaaaataaaattgttAGAACCCAAATCGAAAAATCTAAAAATCAAATCTCCAAATCTCCAAATCTCCAAATATGTTAAATTCTAACATTGCAAACAACAACGAGATTGAAGTATCAACATATAGAAGATGAAAGATTGAAAGATTAGTTTGATAAATGTAGATTTTGTGAGAGTGAGTGATAAAGAGAGATTGAGTGAGTAAAAATACATATGGTGTGATGGTGGTGATTGTTCATTGTGGACTTGATATGTAGGATCTGGGGATGGAAGATGGTGGCGTAGGTGTAGGGTGCTGAAGGAAGATTAGGGAAGGTTAAGATTTAGGATTTTTGAGGTAGAAGTGTGTGAAATAGAGAGAGATGTGTGTGGGAATTATGTGAATGAGTTAAgtataaaaaaatataaaaaacaaCCTTATTTTTAATAGTTTCTACGGGTGGGTTAGGATACCCGTGGATACACTTTTCCTATCCAACCCCGCCCATTTCCATCCGGTCTAAACTGGTGGATTGGCCCGCAAAACTGTGGGCCCGTTTATAACCGTCCAATTCCATTTCTTTATCTGGTTTTTGGCGGGTTGAACTGGACCACGGATTTTTGTCCAGCCCTACCTCCGATATTCTTTTGAaagaaaataaatcaaaataaatcaACCTTGAAAAGAAGAAAGTTGTTGCAATGATGAAAGTGGATGACACGCATAATAGTTGAAGGCGGCGTGCAGCTAGAAGGATTTTCTTTTGGTGAACAGAGTACATTCAATGTACATTCAAAACGCAACTTAACAGaaacaataaaataataaaaatcaacACTAGTTGAACATGGTGTAACCAATGAACGTTGAACCGGTACAGGTTTTCAATTTGGACACGACAATTTTAAAGACAAAACCATAGAAAAGAAAAAGTGCCACCAACCAACAGCTTAACCTTTCTTGTTCAAAAAGAAATTCTATTCGACTACTTCTGAAAAATCTGAACTTTGAAGATTGTTAATTGATGGAGACGGTGATGGAAGATGTTGAAGAATACAATTACAGAGAAGTGAAGCTTCCATCGTTGATCCCAATAGTGCCTGAACCAGAGCTTGAGAGAGAAACAGGAgaaagaagaagaggaagagaTATAGTTATAGGCATAGATCATGGTCCAAACAGTAAACATGCTTTCGATTGGGCTCTTATTCATCTATGCAGACTTGCTGATACCATCCACCTCGTTCATGCTGTTTCTGGTTCGTTTCTATTATACTTTCTTACCTTGTTGTTTTATTTTGTTGGATTTTTAAAATAATTGAAATTTGTGATTTTGTGAatatgtttgttttgttgatGAAATATTTTGTAGATGTGAAGAACCAGATTGTGTATGATTTGACTCAGGGGCTGATGGAGAAATTAGCTGTTGAGGCTTTTGAAGTTGCAATGGTTAGTGCCTCTctgttttttttgttttcaattcTATTTATGAAGTTGTTTAGAATAATCAATTTGACAAATAAAGTAGGATAGAGTTAGCTTATTTAATTTGACGTAATAGTcttgattttctttaaaaaattgCGGGTGAGTTATCCAAATTATTGATAAAAATATAGATGAACACTTGCTTCAAGTTGTTCATGACTTTGGTACATCAGTGTAACTTTATCACTGATGGTAACTAATCTCACCACAAAATATAAGTTTATTATATAACTTTTAAATATTTCAGACCAACGAATACCAAATCGAAGCAAAACACAAAACCACCTTTTAACTCTGGCCTAACCCaagaaaaacctcaaacaaatATAAAATTGATCTTGAAAGAGATGATGGTGCACAAGATgaaatggatgaagatggaagaagagagagaagagagaataacaAACTTTTACTACTTAGCTAAAATGGTTATAGTAAATGGTTGCACACACACATACTGCTACACAGATTACTCTTACAACTATTATATTTCTTAATAGCTAAACACACTACTACttatatacacaaacaataatGTCATGTAGGCGG containing:
- the LOC127085360 gene encoding universal stress protein PHOS32 produces the protein METVMEDVEEYNYREVKLPSLIPIVPEPELERETGERRRGRDIVIGIDHGPNSKHAFDWALIHLCRLADTIHLVHAVSDVKNQIVYDLTQGLMEKLAVEAFEVAMVKTVARIVQGDPGKVICLEAERTKPAAVVLGTRGRSLFQSVLQGSVGEYCFHHCKAAPVVIVPGKDLGDASIV